The DNA sequence TGCGAAGGAACTGATGCCTGCCAGTTCGGCCAGCAGTGCCGGGGTAATTCGCTCCGGCTCGGTATGTGCCAGACCGTGGACCAGTCGATGACCGATCGCCCGAGTCGATGAAACGATTCCCGATGATTCCAGCCAGTCGACAAAAAACGCAGCCATTGCCGCGGGATCAGCCGGCATATCGATGGCGCTGTCGACGGTCTCGCCCGAATTGGTCTCGACGATCAGTCGGGTTCCGGGGATACCGATTCGTTCAACCTGGCCATGCAGTATCTGTTGCAACGGCTCCCCAACCCGGTATTGGGCAAAGCGGATACTGGAAGAGCCCGCATTAATGATCAGCATGGTCGGCTTGCTTGCATCCAAAAAGCTATCTCCCTGTGTTGAGTCTGAGTGTTGTGTCGTCGCCCCGATTAACCGGCCTGGCATATGGATGTGTCAAGCCGAGTCAGTCCGGTTAATGCTTTTACCCAACAACAAAAACCTATCTCTGCTATTTCAGAAAGTCACGAATTTTCCGTTCCAGGACTTTTGTGGCAGGGAGCGGTACGGGTTCTTCGAGCGCCGCTGCCCCTTCTCCTTCTGATTTCTCCTTCCACTTTCGCCTAATTGTTACAGATACACTCTCGGGGCTATCTTTCAAATAGAATAGGGACTTTCAGCTAGAGTAACGGCTTTCGGCTAGAGTAACGGGTAATTGTGTTGAGACAGGTTTTATGACCGTCAGTGTAGAAGTGGCCGCAATCAGAGAATTTCTTGCCGGGTGCCCACCCTTTGATGAGCTTCCCGCGGAGACGCTCGGGCGCGCCGCCAGTAAAGTACAGATTGCCTATTACCGTGCCGGCGATCCCAGCGCGGTCCTCGACTACTCCAGCCCGCGTCTGTATGTGGTTCGCACGGGTGCGTTTGAGGTGCGCGACAGCGAGGGGCAGTTGCTCGATCGGGTGGAGCCCGGTGGTTACTTTGGTTATCCGTCGTTGCTGACCGGCGACGCCATTACCAACCAGTTGACAGTGATTGAGGACGGACTGGTTTACCAACTCGACGGGGACCTGTTCCAGGCGTTGCGCTCTGCCAGTCGACCCTTCGATCGTTTCTTCAATCGCGCGCATGCCAACCGTTTGCGCCATGCCGTGCGGTTTCGCGAACAGAGTTATCAGCTTACCCGTCGGGTTGGCGACATTTTCTCCCGCGAGCCGGTGGTCGCATCTGCCGATCAGACCGTTGCCGAGGTGGCGAAATTGATGACGACTGAACGGGTATCGTCTGTGATGATCGTGGACGACAGGGGTCGGTTGTGTGGTCTGGTCACCGATCGCGATTTGCGTATTCGTGTGGTTGCCGAAGGTCGCAGTGCGGACACCCCCCTGGCCGAAATCATGACCACGAATCTGGTCAGTGTTTCGGCGGAGAGCCTGGTCTTTGAAGCCACACTATTGATGACAGAGCACAACATTCACCACTTGCCAGTACTTCTCGACGGCAGTCCCGCGGGGATGGTGACCACCACCGATTTAATCAAGGCGCAAAAAACGGATCCCGTTCTCTTGATTGGTGAAATCGGCCATCAGGAGACGGTGGCCGGTTTACAGCAGGTGTCGCGGGATATTCCGGAATTGTTGGGCAGTCTGATCCGGGCCGGTGCCAGCGCCGACCAGGTTGGCCGTCTGCTGACCACCGTGACCGATGCCTTGACCCGGCAACTGATCCATCAGGCAATGGGCAAGCTGGGTGCTGCACCGACGGCCTTTACCTGGTTGGCCTTCGGCTCACAGGGCCGGCAGGATCAGGCCGCGATTTCCGATCAGGACAACGGCCTGCTACTCAGTGACGGAGCGACCGGGGAGGACGACAGCTACTTTAAAGCACTGGCGACTTATGTGAACGACGGTCTGGATCTCTGCGGTTACAAATACTGTCCCGGGGAGGTGATGGCCATTACCGATCGCTGGCGGCAACCCCTGGCGGGTTGGAAAAAACAGTTTCTCGGCTGGATTAATCAGCCGTCCACAAAGGCGCTGATGCATGCCAGTATTTTCTTTGACATGCGCTGTGTTTTTGGTGACAAGGCCCTGTTTGCGGACCTCCAACAGACGGTGTGTAACACCGCGAGGGGAAACGAAATTTTTCTGGCCAGCCTCACTGCCAACGCACTGAAACTGACCCCTCCGATGGGTTTTTTCAAACATTTTGTGCTGGAGCACAGCGGTGAGCACAAACACGCGTTTGACATGAAGTTGCGAGGCATCATGCCGATCAATGATATCGCCAGAATTCATGCGCTCGCTGCGGGCTCCACTGAAATACAGACACTGGCCCGTTTGCGTGAAGCGGCCGCCAACCGGCAGATCACCCTGAAAGATGCCCGCAACCTGATCGATGCCCACGAGTTTATTTCCCGATTGCGACTGGAACATCAGGGGGCGATGTTGAAGGCGGGCAGCAAGCCGGACAATTATCTCGATCCGAAAACACTATCGTCCCTGTCCCGTCACCAGTTGCGGGATGCGTTCGCAGTTGTTACCAGTGCCCAGGCCGCGCTGCGAGTCAAGTTTACCCGCGGATTGATGTAATGTTGGCCGGTTTGACTTACCAACTGAAGCAAAAGCGCCATCTGGCCCGGTGTCAGCATGGCCGGATGCGGGAGTACCTGCGAGCTGCTGCCCCGTCCAGAAAAGCGGATTTCAGAAAGGGCTGTTATCTGGCCGTGGATCTTGAAATGACCGGGATGGAGGTCGACTCAGATCATATCCTGAGCATCGGTTTCGTACCCATAGACAATATGAGGGTCATGCTGGCCGGTGCCCGGCACATTCTGGTACGCAGTCCCCTCGGCGTTGGTCAGAGTGCTGTGATCCACGGTATTCACGACAGGGATATGGTCGGTGCCAGCTCCCTGTCCGATGCCATGGATTGTCTGCTGGAAGCTTTGCAGGGCAGGGTACTGTTGCTTCACTACGCGGCACTCGATCTGGCTTTTTTACGGGAGGCCAGCCAGCGCCTTTACGGCGTGCCACTGCTGGCGATGGTGGTGGATACCCTGGTGCTCGAAAATCAGCGACTGCAACGTAACAGTACAGGTCAGCATGGGCAAGGTCTGCGGTTGTCGGATTGTCGCCGCCGCTACAACCTGCCCGATTATCATGCCCATAATGCGCTGGTGGACGCCGTCGCAACAGCGGAGCTGTTTCTTGCGCAAGTCGCCCACCGGTTCGGACCTGAGCATGCACCGCTGGCCCGGATAGTCTCCGGTTAAGATATATCCCGGCTTGTCGGATGGGGCTTTGCCCTGGAAAAATCCCTGTGACCTGTTATGCAAAGGTCGAATAGATGCTAGGCTTCATCTCCTTTAATCTGGGCCCCATAGAACTGATAACGAGAGGGAGGATTTCATGTCCGCAACCAATGTTCGTCCCGTCCCCGACGACTTCGCCACCCAGGCGCATATCGATGCTGAAACCTACGAGCGCATGTATCGCCATTCTATTGAGCATCCGGATGAATTCTGGGCCAGGGAAGCCGAACTGTTTCTCGATTGGGAAACACGCTGGAATGAGGTATGTGATTACGATTTCAATACCGGTGAAGCCAGCTGGTTTTCCGGTGGCAAACTGAATGTGACGGTCAACTGTATCGATCGTCATCTGGCGGAGCGCGGCGATAAGGTTGCACTGATCTGGGAGGGAGATCACCCGCTGGAAAGCACCGATATCACCTATAACGAGCTCAGTGAACAGGTCAATAAGCTGGCCAATGTGCTGAAATCCCGGGGTGTAAAAAAGGGTGATCGAGTCTGTATTTACATGCCGATGATCCCCGAGGCGGCCTATGCGATGCTGGCCTGTGCGCGCATCGGCGCGGTTCACTCCGTGGTGTTCGGTGGATTTTCTCCCGATGCCCTGAAAGACCGGATTCTCGACTCAGATTGTCAGGTGCTGATCACAGCGGATGAAGGTTTGCGCGGCGGCAAGAAAATTCCATTGAAAGCCAATGCCGATCAGGCTTTGCGGGGTTGTCCCAATGTACATACCTGCCTGGTGGTGGAGCGAACCCGCTCTCTGGTGGAGTGGGATGATAATCGCGATATCTGGTACCACGAAGAAATGATGGAGGCGAATGAGTACTGTGCACCAGAACTGATGGATGCAGAGGATCCACTTTTCATCCTCTACACTTCCGGCTCCACCGGGATGCCAAAGGGCGTGATGCACACCACCGCCGGTTATTTATTGCAGTGTGCCATGACCCACAAGTATGTCTTTGATCACAAGGATGATGACATCTACTGGTGTACTGCCGATGTGGGTTGGATCACTGGACACAGTTATATTGTCTACGGTCCACTCTGCAATGGCGGGACTTCGCTGTTATTTGAAGGCGTTCCCACTTACCCCAATGCTTCCCGTTTCTGGCAGGTGGTCGAGAAACATGGGGTCACCATCTTTTACACTGCACCCACGGCCATTCGTGCGCTGATGGGGGCCGGTGATGATTATGTCAAAAAAGCCGACCTCAGTTCCCTGCGATTGCTGGGTACGGTAGGCGAGCCGATCAATCCTGAGGCCTGGGAGTGGTATTACCGGGTTGTTGGTGACGGTCGTTGCCCAATTGTCGATACTTGGTGGCAGACAGAAACCGGTGCCCATATGCTGACCCCTCTGCCGGGTGCCACGCTGATGAAGCCCGGTTGTGCGACCGTACCATTTTTTGGCGTACAGCCCGTACTGCTGGATGCCGAAGGGCATGAAATTGAAGGTCCCGGTGAAGGTGTTCTGGCTATCAAAGCATCCTGGCCTGCCCAGATTCGTGGTGTATACGGAGATATGGAACGTTTCCGGGAAACCTATTTTGCCCCCTACAAAGGTTATTACTTTACCGGTGATGGCGGTCGTCGGGATGCCGATGGCCACTATTGGATTACCGGCCGGGTGGACGATGTGCTGAATGTTTCCGGGCACCGCATGGGGACTGCGGAGGTGGAAAGTGCTCTGGTGTTGCATGCCAATGTGGCCGAGGCTGCGGTGGTCGGTTACCCGCACGATATCAAGGGACAGGGTATTTATGCCTATGTCACGCTGATGAGCGGTGCAGAGCCATCGGATGACTTGCGCAAGGAGCTGGTGGCGCTTTGTGTGAAGGAAATTGGTGCAATCGCCAAGCCGGATGTGATTCATTGGGCTCCGGGGCTGCCGAAGACCCGGTCGGGAAAAATCATGCGCCGTATTTTGCGCAAAATTGCCGCCAATGAACTGGAGAACCTGGGAGATACTTCAACCCTGGCAGATCCCGCTGTGGTGGATCAGTTGATTGAGAATCGGGCTAATACCTGATACCTCGGTAAAACAGCCCGCCCGGCGGGCTGTTTTACCATCCTGTATTTGTATTGATTCTGTCGAATAGGTCCTGCCGATATCAGTCTGAATCAATTGCCACCAGCAGATGGTTGCCGTGATACATTTCCCTTGTCATTATTCCGTTAGCAACAGGGTAGAGAAATGAAAATCCGTCTGGTTGATTATCAGGATGGGCTCGATGCCCGTTATGGCAATTCGCCCTCACCATTTGGCTCGCTTTGGCTGGTCTGGACAGAGTCCGGGATTGAGCAGCTGGTGTTTCAGGACCGCGGTGAAACCGATCCTTTTCGGGTTTTTCCCCGGTTGGATAAATCCCGGTGTTTCAATCGTGATGATGCGGGTGTAGCAGCTTTCGTACAAACGCTGTTTCGTCGGCCTGCCCGGGAGAACCCGCAGGAAGACAGCTTGACACTGAGTGCGAAGGGTACGGTATTTCAGCGACAGGTCTGGCAGGTATTATTGTCGATCCCCTTTGCCAGTGTGATCACCTATCAGCAGGTGGCCAGTGCCATTGACCAGCCCAAAGCGGTGCGCGCCGTGGCCAGCGCGATTGGTGCCAACCCGGTGGCCTGGCTGGTTCCCTGCCATCGGGTGATCCGCAGTAACGGCGAGCTGGGGGGGTATCGCTGGGGGTTGCCCCGGAAACAGCAGATGCTGGATTGGGAGCAGTCTGTATCGGCATGACATAAAAAACCCGGCGTTAAATGCCGGGTTTTTTATTGGTGAGTGCCGGCCCGTGTTTCAGCCTTCCTCTTGCAGATAGCGATCGCGCGAAGCGGTAATTTCCCTGCGGGCGGCTTCGGCATTGTCCCAGCCTTCAACTTTCACCCACTTGCCGGCTTCGAGTGTCTTGTAATTTTCAAAGTAGTGTTTGATCTGTTTGATCAGTAGCTCCGGCAGGTCGGCAATTTCCTGCACGTGGTCATACAGCTTGGTGAGCTTGGTATGGGGTACCGCCAGTAGTTTGGCATCCACACCGGACTCATCGGTCATGTTCAACACGCCGATGACCCGGCTGCGGATCACTGAGCCGGGCATGACAGGGTAGGGTGTTACCACCAGTACATCCAGGGGATCGCCGTCTTCTGACAGAGTCTGTGGGATATAGCCGTAATTGGCGGGATAAAACATGGGTGTGGCGACAAAGCGGTCAACAAAAATTGCATCGCTGTCCTTGTCGATTTCATATTTGATGGGGTCGTGGTTGGCGGGGATTTCAATGACCACGTTGATATCGTGCGGCAGGTCGTTGCCAGCGGGAATCTTGTTGTAGCTCATGTCTCGTCTTCTTCTCTCTTGAGGTTAGGGAAGCGGAAATGCACAGGTCCACCCGGCGGGTTTCCAGAGTGGCGGAATTATACTGGCCAGCATGGGCTATTGCCAGTGACACCTTGGTCTATACGCTCGGTTCGAAGGCCGCGTTTTCAGGTGTTGGCCGAGAATATCCAGTTCAGGTTACGACGACGATTGTCGGGCAACGATGGGCTCTATGATCAGCTCGACACGGCGATTTTCAGCGCGGCCCGAGGGAATACTGTTATCGGCGATTGGACGGTTCTGACCAAAGTACTGAATCACCAATCTAGTGGGCGTGATGCCGCGTTGGGAAAGGTATTCGCCAATGGCTAGGGCACGCTGTTCCGAGAGTTCCTGATTATAGTCAGTCTCTCCCTGGTTGTCGGTGTGACCGGCCACAGTAATCATTGTGTTGTCATACTCTGCCAATACCCCGGTAATGGCTGTCAGGGCCGATTGGGCCCCCTTATTGATGGCTGTGCTGTTGACATCAAAGATGGTTGCCCCGGGGATAATCATGGTGATTTTACTGTTCTGTAGGCTGAGGTCGATACCCTGATTCCTGAGCTTCTGCTGGAGGTTGGCATACTGGACATCCATATAATAACCGACCTGTTCCGGGGGGAGTGGGTTGATTTTGTCACTGTCACTCAGTGTTGCCTTACGTTTTACCAGACTGCTTTTTGTGCTATCCGAAAGGCTGGTGATTCTGGCTGGCTCTGACTGCTCCGTCAGGGGCTCCCAAAGGCTACAGCCACCGCTTGCCAATGTAATTATCGCGACGAACAGGTAATTCAGTGATGTCTTGGGGCAACTTGGCACAGGCATTTTTTTCAAGCAGTCAATTCTCCGGTGGTTGATAGGGAAACGGCCCGGACAGGGTTGAGACGGGTTGGTCATTCCCTCCGGGGCGGAGTAGTTTATCTGTGCTTAGCTGATCGGTCAGCTGTATTTTTGATGGAAGTCAATAAACTGATGAGCCGTTAAAGGACGGCTGAACAGGTAACCCTGCCCCAGCCTGACGCCCTGACTCAAGAGCCAGTCCGCCTGATGATCACACTCGACGCCCTCGGCAATAATATCCAGGTTCAATGATTTTGCCATCTCGATTACATGGACAATCACACTGCTGGTAACAGCCTGGTTTTCAATGGCATCGACAAAAGACTTGTCGATTTTCAGGGCATCCAGCTCAAAACTTTCCAGATAGGAAAGGCTGGAGTAACCGGTGCCGAAATCATCAATAGCCACCAGATGACCCTGTCGGCGCAGGGTGCGGATTCGCTGCCGCGCCGAGTCACTGTCCACCAATGCCCGTTCGGTAATTTCCAGTTTGATGGCCGAAGTAGCCAGCCCGGCGGTTTTCAGCTCGGTTTCAAGGTGGACGAACAACCGGTCTGACTGGAAGTCCTGTGCGGACAGGTTGAGGTTGATACTGAGATCCGGGCATTGTTTTAGAAGATCGCCCAGCTCGCGCAGGATGCCTTGCAGCATGGCCCGAGCCAGGTCGGTGGCCAACCCGGCCTCCTCGGCGATCGGAATGAAAATGTCCGGGCCGACAACTTCACCATTGTCGCGGGTCCAGCGTGCCAGTGATTCAGCGCCGAGGCACCGTCCATTGGACATATCCACGATGGGCTGATAGTTGACTCTCAGTTTATTTCTGGTGATTGCATCACGCAATTCGGCGGCCAGGCTGAGGTGCTGGCGGGAGTAGCGGACCACAGCGAATACCCAGAGGGGGATCAGTAGCAGGGCTGATATCCCGGCGGTGATCAGGGTGGGCAGATAGCGTTTCCAGAACTCGCTCATTGGCTGAATGGCGACAATATCGATGGGAAGCAGGGTGCCCAGGGAAAACCGGGAAATCATCTGTCCCGTCGACTGATTGACAGTCATTCCCTGTTTGAGGCTTTCCAATGGTGGGAAAATGGCATTGGGTGGCGTCGTGATCATGGGTAGTCTTTCT is a window from the Porticoccus hydrocarbonoclasticus MCTG13d genome containing:
- a CDS encoding putative nucleotidyltransferase substrate binding domain-containing protein, which encodes MTVSVEVAAIREFLAGCPPFDELPAETLGRAASKVQIAYYRAGDPSAVLDYSSPRLYVVRTGAFEVRDSEGQLLDRVEPGGYFGYPSLLTGDAITNQLTVIEDGLVYQLDGDLFQALRSASRPFDRFFNRAHANRLRHAVRFREQSYQLTRRVGDIFSREPVVASADQTVAEVAKLMTTERVSSVMIVDDRGRLCGLVTDRDLRIRVVAEGRSADTPLAEIMTTNLVSVSAESLVFEATLLMTEHNIHHLPVLLDGSPAGMVTTTDLIKAQKTDPVLLIGEIGHQETVAGLQQVSRDIPELLGSLIRAGASADQVGRLLTTVTDALTRQLIHQAMGKLGAAPTAFTWLAFGSQGRQDQAAISDQDNGLLLSDGATGEDDSYFKALATYVNDGLDLCGYKYCPGEVMAITDRWRQPLAGWKKQFLGWINQPSTKALMHASIFFDMRCVFGDKALFADLQQTVCNTARGNEIFLASLTANALKLTPPMGFFKHFVLEHSGEHKHAFDMKLRGIMPINDIARIHALAAGSTEIQTLARLREAAANRQITLKDARNLIDAHEFISRLRLEHQGAMLKAGSKPDNYLDPKTLSSLSRHQLRDAFAVVTSAQAALRVKFTRGLM
- a CDS encoding methylated-DNA--[protein]-cysteine S-methyltransferase, producing the protein MKIRLVDYQDGLDARYGNSPSPFGSLWLVWTESGIEQLVFQDRGETDPFRVFPRLDKSRCFNRDDAGVAAFVQTLFRRPARENPQEDSLTLSAKGTVFQRQVWQVLLSIPFASVITYQQVASAIDQPKAVRAVASAIGANPVAWLVPCHRVIRSNGELGGYRWGLPRKQQMLDWEQSVSA
- a CDS encoding EAL domain-containing protein — protein: MLARRDKIFFGILAITVLGALALSLLLGWYIWRESVGTEEQRLQQLSQRLGEETEQAIIDARNLLETLNERATDPCNTTHLAMMQEVAIARPYIRAIGYWRAAERLCGAGFIQGISFTPPKASRIYNSGVIAWWPSETTEVGGVQLFLMRFGHHDVVIDPRLLLNVDLLEGQMAGLWVERLPMITTPPNAIFPPLESLKQGMTVNQSTGQMISRFSLGTLLPIDIVAIQPMSEFWKRYLPTLITAGISALLLIPLWVFAVVRYSRQHLSLAAELRDAITRNKLRVNYQPIVDMSNGRCLGAESLARWTRDNGEVVGPDIFIPIAEEAGLATDLARAMLQGILRELGDLLKQCPDLSINLNLSAQDFQSDRLFVHLETELKTAGLATSAIKLEITERALVDSDSARQRIRTLRRQGHLVAIDDFGTGYSSLSYLESFELDALKIDKSFVDAIENQAVTSSVIVHVIEMAKSLNLDIIAEGVECDHQADWLLSQGVRLGQGYLFSRPLTAHQFIDFHQKYS
- the ppa gene encoding inorganic diphosphatase is translated as MSYNKIPAGNDLPHDINVVIEIPANHDPIKYEIDKDSDAIFVDRFVATPMFYPANYGYIPQTLSEDGDPLDVLVVTPYPVMPGSVIRSRVIGVLNMTDESGVDAKLLAVPHTKLTKLYDHVQEIADLPELLIKQIKHYFENYKTLEAGKWVKVEGWDNAEAARREITASRDRYLQEEG
- a CDS encoding OmpA family protein — translated: MPVPSCPKTSLNYLFVAIITLASGGCSLWEPLTEQSEPARITSLSDSTKSSLVKRKATLSDSDKINPLPPEQVGYYMDVQYANLQQKLRNQGIDLSLQNSKITMIIPGATIFDVNSTAINKGAQSALTAITGVLAEYDNTMITVAGHTDNQGETDYNQELSEQRALAIGEYLSQRGITPTRLVIQYFGQNRPIADNSIPSGRAENRRVELIIEPIVARQSSS
- the acs gene encoding acetate--CoA ligase — protein: MSATNVRPVPDDFATQAHIDAETYERMYRHSIEHPDEFWAREAELFLDWETRWNEVCDYDFNTGEASWFSGGKLNVTVNCIDRHLAERGDKVALIWEGDHPLESTDITYNELSEQVNKLANVLKSRGVKKGDRVCIYMPMIPEAAYAMLACARIGAVHSVVFGGFSPDALKDRILDSDCQVLITADEGLRGGKKIPLKANADQALRGCPNVHTCLVVERTRSLVEWDDNRDIWYHEEMMEANEYCAPELMDAEDPLFILYTSGSTGMPKGVMHTTAGYLLQCAMTHKYVFDHKDDDIYWCTADVGWITGHSYIVYGPLCNGGTSLLFEGVPTYPNASRFWQVVEKHGVTIFYTAPTAIRALMGAGDDYVKKADLSSLRLLGTVGEPINPEAWEWYYRVVGDGRCPIVDTWWQTETGAHMLTPLPGATLMKPGCATVPFFGVQPVLLDAEGHEIEGPGEGVLAIKASWPAQIRGVYGDMERFRETYFAPYKGYYFTGDGGRRDADGHYWITGRVDDVLNVSGHRMGTAEVESALVLHANVAEAAVVGYPHDIKGQGIYAYVTLMSGAEPSDDLRKELVALCVKEIGAIAKPDVIHWAPGLPKTRSGKIMRRILRKIAANELENLGDTSTLADPAVVDQLIENRANT
- a CDS encoding exonuclease domain-containing protein, with product MLAGLTYQLKQKRHLARCQHGRMREYLRAAAPSRKADFRKGCYLAVDLEMTGMEVDSDHILSIGFVPIDNMRVMLAGARHILVRSPLGVGQSAVIHGIHDRDMVGASSLSDAMDCLLEALQGRVLLLHYAALDLAFLREASQRLYGVPLLAMVVDTLVLENQRLQRNSTGQHGQGLRLSDCRRRYNLPDYHAHNALVDAVATAELFLAQVAHRFGPEHAPLARIVSG